GCTGCCCAGAGAGGAAAGGGGGGCATATGGGCAGCTGGGGTCATCAGGTGAGGAGTGAGATTAGCAAGAGTATCTGCTTTTACATTGTTGGCTGTTGCATATTACTTTATTTCTCAACAAGAAATCATACTTgttaaaaaaactgcagatgGATCTAAGagcattttattctacattctTATTTGGTGTTTCGTAAATTATGGAGTATCTCAGGGATGATTTTTTGGacctttattattttacaattacaGTATATACTACCAGCTTAAACAATTCAAAAGCATATAGTATGTTGTTATTTCTATGCAGAAGACAAACATATGTTTGTATCAGCCTACATTTTGTGATCATTATAGGTTCAGACTCTTCCCACAACCTCATTTTGTCACATCTTTGTTCACTATCCTTCAACAGTGTCATTGCAATGATCTGTATTACTGCCTATGAAAACCCCAGCTATGCTTTTATTGAAgttgttttaataattattgATTGTATATGCTATGCCCATCTAGTCCAAAGGTTTTCTGACCATGGGCCGTTTATGGCATTTTGTGAATAGGTTTTGAAAAGTACTTGTTCTGTCATTCATAGtgctgatatttttttcaatttttcccATTTCAGTAATACTCGAGAGTGGGTGCAGGAAAGATTAGGTCATGGTGCCGAGGACTCTGCTGCTGATCAGAGGGCAAATGAGCATGGGCGCAATGGAGGAGATCCCAACGTTTTCAGGCCACCAGGACTTGATGAAAAATATTAGTATGAAAGCCAttgaaatcaatcaataataaaacaaatgaaagaaccGTTTAGTGTTGGAGTTATTGACATGCAGACACAGTACACAGTGTTTTACATAACACACATTGAtaattaagtttttattttgtcgtGGGATTCAACCCTGTTTActgttctgctgtgtttgttgttcatgTACACCTCTGATCTCATGTCTCTGAACCACCAGTTATCATTACTGCACGAAAAATGTGTTCTCAGATAACcgattaaatacttttttttatttgcccacAGCCCAAACTTGCAAGAAGACAAGAATAAAATGATCTGAGTATAAAACATAGTCTTCTCAGAGGCA
This region of Anoplopoma fimbria isolate UVic2021 breed Golden Eagle Sablefish chromosome 2, Afim_UVic_2022, whole genome shotgun sequence genomic DNA includes:
- the saa gene encoding serum amyloid A, producing the protein MKLLLAGIVLILIVEANAQWHRFPAEAFHGAGDMWRAYNNMREANTIGADKYFHAKGNYDAAQRGKGGIWAAGVISNTREWVQERLGHGAEDSAADQRANEHGRNGGDPNVFRPPGLDEKY